TCTTGAGCCTCTTGATAACCGTGCTCTATCTGAGATGGATCTACACCGATGACTGAGCTGGGGGCTGGGGGTTGGGGACTAGGGGCTAGGGAAAAACCTACAACCTTGTCGGCCTCGTCGGCGCTAGCCGTTGGTCATGTTTATGGATAGAGGCAATCTCCTCACCAGACTCCTTACCTACTTGGGCCTTGCGGCGCTGATCGTCAACGGCACCTTTCCCCTCGTCTGGATGATGCTCACCTCGCTCAAGCAGGAGCGCGAGCTGATTCGCCTCCCCATCACCTACTTGCCGCAGGACCCGACCTTGCAGAACTACCTTCAGGTCTTTCAGGCCTTGCCCTTCGCCCGCTTTCTGCTCAATTCGGCGGTGGTATCGGTGGGGGCGACGATTCTCTGCGTGCTCTTCGCGGCCCTGGCGGGTTATGCCTTGGGACGCCTCAACATGCCCTTTCGCAAGCTGATTCTGACCATCATCGTGATGACCAGCATGTTTCCGGCCCTGGTGCTGCTGGTGCCCCTCTACCGCCTCTTCGTGGGCTTCGAGATTCCCTTCCTGAGCGCCTTTTTCAGCGTCATGCACGACCTGGGGATGAGTTTTTTCCCTGCTACCGCGCGGACGCCCAACATCCTCAACTCCTACTGGGCCCTGATCATTCCCTACATCGCGCTCTCCTTGCCTATCGCCACCTTGATCCTCACCAGCTTTTTCCAGCTCATCCCCAAGGACTTAGAGAGCGCCGCCCTGGTGGACGGCTGCACCCGCGTCGGGGCGCTCTACAGAATCATCGCGCCGGTGAGCGCGCCCGGCATCGTCACCGCCGGCATCATCGTCTTCGTCAACTCCTGGAACGAGTTTCTGCTGGCGCTCACCTTCAACACCGCCATGAACATGCGCACCGTCCCGGTGGGCATCACCCTCTACCAGGGCGAGTTCGCCTTTCCCTGGGCGCTGATCAGCGCGGCCATCACCATCGGCGTCCTGCCCTTGGTGGCGCTCATCATCTTCTTCCAGCAGCGCATCATCAGCGGGCTGACGGCCGGTGGGGTCAAGGACTGATTCGGCTGGCGCCGTGAGGAACCGGGCCGGAAACGGTGCCTCTGCACTCAGGGGACGCCCTGCTCGCCTCTCTGCTCGCCTCTGCGGCAAACCCACACCGTTTCGTCTCTGAGCATCCGGTAGAAACGGCCGCCTCCCCCGGCGAGCCCTCGCCACTCCTCGGCCGTG
This DNA window, taken from Deinococcota bacterium, encodes the following:
- a CDS encoding carbohydrate ABC transporter permease; the protein is MDRGNLLTRLLTYLGLAALIVNGTFPLVWMMLTSLKQERELIRLPITYLPQDPTLQNYLQVFQALPFARFLLNSAVVSVGATILCVLFAALAGYALGRLNMPFRKLILTIIVMTSMFPALVLLVPLYRLFVGFEIPFLSAFFSVMHDLGMSFFPATARTPNILNSYWALIIPYIALSLPIATLILTSFFQLIPKDLESAALVDGCTRVGALYRIIAPVSAPGIVTAGIIVFVNSWNEFLLALTFNTAMNMRTVPVGITLYQGEFAFPWALISAAITIGVLPLVALIIFFQQRIISGLTAGGVKD